Proteins encoded by one window of Cloeon dipterum chromosome 2, ieCloDipt1.1, whole genome shotgun sequence:
- the Nrx-IV gene encoding neurexin-4 isoform X2 — translation MDAVKLLPVFILFLSIFSAVQADDYDCNEPLLEWAKFSATSALRDRGPEQAKIDGGSAWTSDESSYNQWVRFKLPTRKKVTAVATAGRARAKEYVTEFILQYGDDGENWRSYVTASGMPQTFVGNWNGDDIHRNNFEVPIIAQYIRINPTRWRERISLRAELYGCDYLADNLHFNGSSYVRWDVIRYPISASRETIRFRFKTNHADGAILYGRGSQGDYYALQMRDNRMLLNIDLGAGVVTSLSVGSLLDDNIWHDVVVSRNKRDIMFSVDRVVVRSKIKGEFSRLNLNRDIFIGGVPNQQDGLVVNRNFTGCVENLYLNATNFIRAVKNPPEDDDRFHFERINTLFSCPEVQSFPVTFLTRNSYARLAGYEGVQTLNVSLSFRSYEEIGMLVHHKFTSDGYFMLYLEKGRLKIELKVNGPKTILDNFPEETFNDGRWHQVILTMSPNSIILNVDERPMRTSKQLKFSTGSHYLIAGGRSGSPGFIGCMRRISINGNYRPPVDWKDNEYCCKDEVVFDSCQMIDRCNPNPCQHGGNCKQSSKEFFCECVDTGYSGEVCHISLHPLSCTAYKDKNHVDQTSRILIDVDGSGPLDPFPVTCEFFSDGRILTLVGHHNQMPTRVDGFQEPGSYIQDIVYEASNFQIEALMNRSTNCHQRITYNCRHSKLFNSPATQETFSPFSWWVSKNNQKMDYWGGALPGSRSCECGIWGNCIDERKSCNCDADLDSWSADSGDITQMEHLPVKQMRIGDTGTPLDEKEGMFTLGPLACEGDNLFNNVVTFRITDASINLPTFDMGHIGDIYFEFKTTIDNAVILHSTGESDFIKLSIIGGDQLQFQYQAGSGSMAVTTDTSYRLADNNWHSVLIERNRKEARMAVDGVFKSGVREPPGPVRALHLTSDLVIGSTVDYRDGFVGCIRALLLNGELVDLKKYAERGLYGIAPGCVGKCESNPCLNNGTCWERFDSYSCDCRWTAFKGPICADEIGVNLRSNSYIKYDFMGSWRSTIAEKIRVGFTTTNPKGFLLGFFSNITGEYMTIAVSNSGHLRVVLDFGFERQELIYQGHNFGLGQYHDVRLTRRDSGSRLILQVDENEPQEFKFNIKQSADAQFNNIQYMYIGKNESMTEGFVGCVSRVEFDDIYPLKLAFQENGPANVRSGGDTLTEDFCGVEPVTHPPPELETRPPPDVDKDKLEAAYNRTNSAVLGSVLALIFLALLVMLLLIGRYVARHKGEYLTQEDKGAEQALDPDEAIINAATGHQVSQKKEFYI, via the exons ATGGACGCCGTAAAGCTCTTAcctgtatttattttgtttttgtcgaTATTTTCTGCAGTCCAGGCTG acGATTACGACTGCAATGAGCCGCTTCTGGaatgggcaaaattttcagccaCCTCAGCTCTCCGAGATCGAGGCCCTGAACAGGCAAAAATCGATg GGGGCTCGGCATGGACATCTGATGAGAGCTCGTACAACCAGTGGGTGCGGTTCAAGCTGCCGACTCGCAAAAAAGTGACAGCGGTAGCCACTGCTGGCAGGGCACGCGCCAAAGAGTATGTCACTGAATTCATCCTACAGTATGGTGATGACGGTGAAAATTGGAGGTCATATGTCACTGCCTCTGGAATGCCGCAG acATTTGTTGGCAACTGGAACGGAGATGACATCCATCGAAATAACTTCGAAGTACCAATTATTGCTCAGTACATCCGAATCAACCCCACCAGGTGGAGAGAGAGGATTTCTCTCCGTGCTGAGCTCTACGGCTGTGATTATT TGGCTGACAACCTCCACTTCAATGGCAGCAGCTACGTCCGATGGGATGTGATTCGTTACCCCATTTCTGCCTCAAGAGAAACCATCAGGTTCAGATTCAAAACAAATCACGCAGATGGCGCCATTCTGTATGGCAGAGGCTCTCAGGGTGACTACTACGCTCTTCAAATGAGGGACAACAGAATGCTCCTGAACATTGATCTTG GAGCTGGCGTTGTAACAAGCTTGTCGGTGGGAAGCCTGCTGGACGATAATATATGGCATGATGTGGTTGTGTCAAGAAACAAGCGGGACATCATGTTCTCCGTGGATCGAGTTGTTGTGCGGAGCAAAATCAAAGGCGAATTTTCCCGACTTAATTTAAACAGAGAC atttttattggCGGAGTGCCCAACCAGCAAGATGGTCTTGTCGTCAACCGAAATTTTACGGGCTGCGTTGAAAACCTGTACCTGAATGCCACAAACTTCATCAGGGCGGTCAAAAACCCTCCTGAGGATGATGACCGCTTCCACTTTGAGAGAATCAACACTCTCTTCAGCTGTCCT GAAGTACAATCTTTTCCTGTCACGTTCTTGACACGTAACTCTTACGCTCGCTTGGCTGGTTATGAGGGTGTCCAAACACTGAATGTGTCTCTCTCTTTCCGATCTTACGAAGAAATTGGTATGCTGGTCCACCACAAGTTCACCTCTGACGGTTACTTCATG CTTTACCTTGAAAAGGGaagattgaaaattgaattgaaggTCAATGGGCCCAAAACTATCCTTGACAACTTCCCCGAGGAAACTTTCAATGATGGACGTTGGCATCAAGTTATTCTAACTATGAGTCCCAATTCAATCATCTTGAACGTGGATGAAAGACCAATGCGAACCTCGAAACAGCTCAAATTCTCAACTGGCAGTCACTACTTGATAGCAG GAGGAAGATCTGGTTCTCCTGGTTTCATTGGATGTATGAGAAGAATATCCATCAACGGCAACTACAGGCCGCCAGTCGACTGGAAGGATAAT GAGTACTGCTGCAAAGATGAGGTCGTGTTTGACTCATGCCAGATGATTGACCGTTGCAACCCAAATCCTTGCCAACACGGAGGAAACTGCAAACAGAGCTCAAAGGAATTCTTCTGTGAATGCGTAGACACTGGCTATTCTGGTGAAGTTTGCCacattt CGCTCCATCCTCTCTCATGCACTGCATACAAGGATAAAAATCACGTTGACCAAACCTCCAGGATATTGATTGATGTCGACGGTAGTGGACCTCTTGATCCATTCCCAGTGACTTGTGAATTTTTCT ctgATGGTCGAATTTTAACTCTTGTTGGTCACCATAACCAAATGCCAACCAGGGTTGATGGATTCCAGGAGCCTGGAAGCTATATTCaa GACATAGTCTATGAAGCAAGCAATTTCCAAATTGAGGCGCTAATGAACAGGTCAACAAATTGTCACCAGCGCATAACTTACAACTGCAGACATTCAAAGCTTTTTAACTCTCCAG CAACCCAGGAAACATTCAGTCCGTTTTCGTGGTGGGTGTCGAAGAATAACCAAAAGATGGACTACTGGGGAGGTGCACTGCCTGGTTCCCGTAGCTGCGAATGTGGTATCTGGGGCAACTGCATTGACGAGAGAAA GTCGTGCAATTGCGACGCTGACTTAGACTCTTGGTCAGCTGACTCTGGAGACATCACCCAGATGGAGCATTTGCCAGTGAAACAAATGAGAATTGGAGACACTGGCACTCCTCTTGATGAAAAGGAAGGGATGTTCACTTTGGGGCCCTTGGCATGCGAAGGAGACa aTTTGTTCAACAACGTTGTCACCTTCCGCATCACTGATGCAAGCATTAATCTACCCACGTTTGACATGGGCCACATTGGAGATATATACTTTGAGTTCAAGACCACCATTGACAATGCTGTCATTCTGCACAGCACTGGAGAATCTGACTTCATCAAGTTGTCTATCATTG gtgGAGATCAACTGCAGTTCCAGTATCAGGCTGGAAGTGGTTCTATGGCAGTGACAACTGATACTTCATATCGATTGGCTGACAACAACTGGCACTCTGTGCTGATCGAAAGAAATCGCAAGGAAGCGAGAATGGCGGTTGATGGTGTTTTCAAGAGTGGAGTTAGGGAACCTCCCGGTCCAGTTAGAGCTCTCCACCTAACTTCTGACCTTGTCATCGGATCTACAGTTGACTACAGAGATGGATTTGTTGGTTGCATCAGAGCTCTGCTGCTCAACGGAGAGCTTGTTGACCTAAAGAAATACGCAGAAAGAGGACTATACG GCATTGCTCCTGGCTGCGTGGGCAAATGCGAGAGCAATCCTTGCTTGAACAATGGCACCTGTTGGGAACGGTTCGATTCATACAGCTGCGACTGCAGGTGGACCGCGTTCAAAGGACCTATTTGTGCCGATG AAATCGGAGTTAATCTCAGGTCTAATTCGTATATTAAGTACGATTTCATGGGAAGCTGGCGCTCCACCATTGCTGAAAAGATCAGGGTTGGATTTACCACTACAAACCCCAAAGGTTTCCTTCTAGGATTCTTCTCAAACATCACTGGCGAATACATGACAATTGCAGTTTCCAACAgcg GTCACTTGAGAGTCGTCTTAGATTTTGGCTTTGAAAGACAAGAGCTGATCTATCAAGGCCACAACTTTGGTCTTGGGCAGTACCACGACGTTCGCCTCACCAGAAGAGACTCTGGTTCGAGGCTCATTTTGCAG GTTGATGAAAACGAGCCCCAAGAGTTCAAATTCAACATCAAGCAGTCAGCTGACGCGCAATTCAACAACATCCAGTACATGTATATTGGCAAAAACGAATCCATGACCGAGGGCTTTGTCGGTTGCGTTTCGAGAGTTGAGTTTGACGACATCTATCCCTTGAAGTTGGCGTTCCAGGAAAACGGCCCCGCCAATGTTCGATCTGGTGGAG ACACACTGACCGAGGACTTTTGTGGAGTTGAGCCAGTCACTCATCCTCCCCCAGAGTTGGAGACTAGGCCTCCTCCTGATGTCGACAAGGACAAACTGGAGGCAGCTTACAATCGCACAAATTCAGCTGTTCTTGGaa GCGTTTTGGCGCTGATTTTCCTTGCCCTTCTTGTCATGCTGCTGCTTATCGGTCGATATGTGGCCCGGCACAAGGGTGAGTACCTGACCCAAGAGGACAAAGGAGCTGAGCAGGCGCTTGACCCTGATGAAGCCATTATCAACGCAGCTACAGGTCACCAAGTGAGCCAGAAGAAAGAGTTTTATATCTAA
- the Nrx-IV gene encoding neurexin-4 isoform X1 — protein sequence MDAVKLLPVFILFLSIFSAVQADDYDCNEPLLEWAKFSATSALRDRGPEQAKIDGLSAWTAASSDTDQYLVLDLKEPKNVTSIATKGRPKHSEYIIEYTISYGTNGLDYSDYKEGGGNVKTFVGNWNGDDIHRNNFEVPIIAQYIRINPTRWRERISLRAELYGCDYLADNLHFNGSSYVRWDVIRYPISASRETIRFRFKTNHADGAILYGRGSQGDYYALQMRDNRMLLNIDLGAGVVTSLSVGSLLDDNIWHDVVVSRNKRDIMFSVDRVVVRSKIKGEFSRLNLNRDIFIGGVPNQQDGLVVNRNFTGCVENLYLNATNFIRAVKNPPEDDDRFHFERINTLFSCPEVQSFPVTFLTRNSYARLAGYEGVQTLNVSLSFRSYEEIGMLVHHKFTSDGYFMLYLEKGRLKIELKVNGPKTILDNFPEETFNDGRWHQVILTMSPNSIILNVDERPMRTSKQLKFSTGSHYLIAGGRSGSPGFIGCMRRISINGNYRPPVDWKDNEYCCKDEVVFDSCQMIDRCNPNPCQHGGNCKQSSKEFFCECVDTGYSGEVCHISLHPLSCTAYKDKNHVDQTSRILIDVDGSGPLDPFPVTCEFFSDGRILTLVGHHNQMPTRVDGFQEPGSYIQDIVYEASNFQIEALMNRSTNCHQRITYNCRHSKLFNSPATQETFSPFSWWVSKNNQKMDYWGGALPGSRSCECGIWGNCIDERKSCNCDADLDSWSADSGDITQMEHLPVKQMRIGDTGTPLDEKEGMFTLGPLACEGDNLFNNVVTFRITDASINLPTFDMGHIGDIYFEFKTTIDNAVILHSTGESDFIKLSIIGGDQLQFQYQAGSGSMAVTTDTSYRLADNNWHSVLIERNRKEARMAVDGVFKSGVREPPGPVRALHLTSDLVIGSTVDYRDGFVGCIRALLLNGELVDLKKYAERGLYGIAPGCVGKCESNPCLNNGTCWERFDSYSCDCRWTAFKGPICADEIGVNLRSNSYIKYDFMGSWRSTIAEKIRVGFTTTNPKGFLLGFFSNITGEYMTIAVSNSGHLRVVLDFGFERQELIYQGHNFGLGQYHDVRLTRRDSGSRLILQVDENEPQEFKFNIKQSADAQFNNIQYMYIGKNESMTEGFVGCVSRVEFDDIYPLKLAFQENGPANVRSGGDTLTEDFCGVEPVTHPPPELETRPPPDVDKDKLEAAYNRTNSAVLGSVLALIFLALLVMLLLIGRYVARHKGEYLTQEDKGAEQALDPDEAIINAATGHQVSQKKEFYI from the exons ATGGACGCCGTAAAGCTCTTAcctgtatttattttgtttttgtcgaTATTTTCTGCAGTCCAGGCTG acGATTACGACTGCAATGAGCCGCTTCTGGaatgggcaaaattttcagccaCCTCAGCTCTCCGAGATCGAGGCCCTGAACAGGCAAAAATCGATg GTTTGAGTGCGTGGACGGCGGCCAGCTCTGACACGGATCAGTATCTGGTGCTAGACCTGAAGGAGCCAAAGAATGTGACCTCCATTGCCACCAAGGGCAGGCCAAAGCACAGCGAGTACATCATAGAGTACACCATCAGCTACGGTACCAATGGGCTTGACTACTCAGACTACAAGGAAGGCGGCGGCAACGTCAAG acATTTGTTGGCAACTGGAACGGAGATGACATCCATCGAAATAACTTCGAAGTACCAATTATTGCTCAGTACATCCGAATCAACCCCACCAGGTGGAGAGAGAGGATTTCTCTCCGTGCTGAGCTCTACGGCTGTGATTATT TGGCTGACAACCTCCACTTCAATGGCAGCAGCTACGTCCGATGGGATGTGATTCGTTACCCCATTTCTGCCTCAAGAGAAACCATCAGGTTCAGATTCAAAACAAATCACGCAGATGGCGCCATTCTGTATGGCAGAGGCTCTCAGGGTGACTACTACGCTCTTCAAATGAGGGACAACAGAATGCTCCTGAACATTGATCTTG GAGCTGGCGTTGTAACAAGCTTGTCGGTGGGAAGCCTGCTGGACGATAATATATGGCATGATGTGGTTGTGTCAAGAAACAAGCGGGACATCATGTTCTCCGTGGATCGAGTTGTTGTGCGGAGCAAAATCAAAGGCGAATTTTCCCGACTTAATTTAAACAGAGAC atttttattggCGGAGTGCCCAACCAGCAAGATGGTCTTGTCGTCAACCGAAATTTTACGGGCTGCGTTGAAAACCTGTACCTGAATGCCACAAACTTCATCAGGGCGGTCAAAAACCCTCCTGAGGATGATGACCGCTTCCACTTTGAGAGAATCAACACTCTCTTCAGCTGTCCT GAAGTACAATCTTTTCCTGTCACGTTCTTGACACGTAACTCTTACGCTCGCTTGGCTGGTTATGAGGGTGTCCAAACACTGAATGTGTCTCTCTCTTTCCGATCTTACGAAGAAATTGGTATGCTGGTCCACCACAAGTTCACCTCTGACGGTTACTTCATG CTTTACCTTGAAAAGGGaagattgaaaattgaattgaaggTCAATGGGCCCAAAACTATCCTTGACAACTTCCCCGAGGAAACTTTCAATGATGGACGTTGGCATCAAGTTATTCTAACTATGAGTCCCAATTCAATCATCTTGAACGTGGATGAAAGACCAATGCGAACCTCGAAACAGCTCAAATTCTCAACTGGCAGTCACTACTTGATAGCAG GAGGAAGATCTGGTTCTCCTGGTTTCATTGGATGTATGAGAAGAATATCCATCAACGGCAACTACAGGCCGCCAGTCGACTGGAAGGATAAT GAGTACTGCTGCAAAGATGAGGTCGTGTTTGACTCATGCCAGATGATTGACCGTTGCAACCCAAATCCTTGCCAACACGGAGGAAACTGCAAACAGAGCTCAAAGGAATTCTTCTGTGAATGCGTAGACACTGGCTATTCTGGTGAAGTTTGCCacattt CGCTCCATCCTCTCTCATGCACTGCATACAAGGATAAAAATCACGTTGACCAAACCTCCAGGATATTGATTGATGTCGACGGTAGTGGACCTCTTGATCCATTCCCAGTGACTTGTGAATTTTTCT ctgATGGTCGAATTTTAACTCTTGTTGGTCACCATAACCAAATGCCAACCAGGGTTGATGGATTCCAGGAGCCTGGAAGCTATATTCaa GACATAGTCTATGAAGCAAGCAATTTCCAAATTGAGGCGCTAATGAACAGGTCAACAAATTGTCACCAGCGCATAACTTACAACTGCAGACATTCAAAGCTTTTTAACTCTCCAG CAACCCAGGAAACATTCAGTCCGTTTTCGTGGTGGGTGTCGAAGAATAACCAAAAGATGGACTACTGGGGAGGTGCACTGCCTGGTTCCCGTAGCTGCGAATGTGGTATCTGGGGCAACTGCATTGACGAGAGAAA GTCGTGCAATTGCGACGCTGACTTAGACTCTTGGTCAGCTGACTCTGGAGACATCACCCAGATGGAGCATTTGCCAGTGAAACAAATGAGAATTGGAGACACTGGCACTCCTCTTGATGAAAAGGAAGGGATGTTCACTTTGGGGCCCTTGGCATGCGAAGGAGACa aTTTGTTCAACAACGTTGTCACCTTCCGCATCACTGATGCAAGCATTAATCTACCCACGTTTGACATGGGCCACATTGGAGATATATACTTTGAGTTCAAGACCACCATTGACAATGCTGTCATTCTGCACAGCACTGGAGAATCTGACTTCATCAAGTTGTCTATCATTG gtgGAGATCAACTGCAGTTCCAGTATCAGGCTGGAAGTGGTTCTATGGCAGTGACAACTGATACTTCATATCGATTGGCTGACAACAACTGGCACTCTGTGCTGATCGAAAGAAATCGCAAGGAAGCGAGAATGGCGGTTGATGGTGTTTTCAAGAGTGGAGTTAGGGAACCTCCCGGTCCAGTTAGAGCTCTCCACCTAACTTCTGACCTTGTCATCGGATCTACAGTTGACTACAGAGATGGATTTGTTGGTTGCATCAGAGCTCTGCTGCTCAACGGAGAGCTTGTTGACCTAAAGAAATACGCAGAAAGAGGACTATACG GCATTGCTCCTGGCTGCGTGGGCAAATGCGAGAGCAATCCTTGCTTGAACAATGGCACCTGTTGGGAACGGTTCGATTCATACAGCTGCGACTGCAGGTGGACCGCGTTCAAAGGACCTATTTGTGCCGATG AAATCGGAGTTAATCTCAGGTCTAATTCGTATATTAAGTACGATTTCATGGGAAGCTGGCGCTCCACCATTGCTGAAAAGATCAGGGTTGGATTTACCACTACAAACCCCAAAGGTTTCCTTCTAGGATTCTTCTCAAACATCACTGGCGAATACATGACAATTGCAGTTTCCAACAgcg GTCACTTGAGAGTCGTCTTAGATTTTGGCTTTGAAAGACAAGAGCTGATCTATCAAGGCCACAACTTTGGTCTTGGGCAGTACCACGACGTTCGCCTCACCAGAAGAGACTCTGGTTCGAGGCTCATTTTGCAG GTTGATGAAAACGAGCCCCAAGAGTTCAAATTCAACATCAAGCAGTCAGCTGACGCGCAATTCAACAACATCCAGTACATGTATATTGGCAAAAACGAATCCATGACCGAGGGCTTTGTCGGTTGCGTTTCGAGAGTTGAGTTTGACGACATCTATCCCTTGAAGTTGGCGTTCCAGGAAAACGGCCCCGCCAATGTTCGATCTGGTGGAG ACACACTGACCGAGGACTTTTGTGGAGTTGAGCCAGTCACTCATCCTCCCCCAGAGTTGGAGACTAGGCCTCCTCCTGATGTCGACAAGGACAAACTGGAGGCAGCTTACAATCGCACAAATTCAGCTGTTCTTGGaa GCGTTTTGGCGCTGATTTTCCTTGCCCTTCTTGTCATGCTGCTGCTTATCGGTCGATATGTGGCCCGGCACAAGGGTGAGTACCTGACCCAAGAGGACAAAGGAGCTGAGCAGGCGCTTGACCCTGATGAAGCCATTATCAACGCAGCTACAGGTCACCAAGTGAGCCAGAAGAAAGAGTTTTATATCTAA
- the Nrx-IV gene encoding neurexin-4 isoform X3, whose amino-acid sequence MPQTFVGNWNGDDIHRNNFEVPIIAQYIRINPTRWRERISLRAELYGCDYLADNLHFNGSSYVRWDVIRYPISASRETIRFRFKTNHADGAILYGRGSQGDYYALQMRDNRMLLNIDLGAGVVTSLSVGSLLDDNIWHDVVVSRNKRDIMFSVDRVVVRSKIKGEFSRLNLNRDIFIGGVPNQQDGLVVNRNFTGCVENLYLNATNFIRAVKNPPEDDDRFHFERINTLFSCPEVQSFPVTFLTRNSYARLAGYEGVQTLNVSLSFRSYEEIGMLVHHKFTSDGYFMLYLEKGRLKIELKVNGPKTILDNFPEETFNDGRWHQVILTMSPNSIILNVDERPMRTSKQLKFSTGSHYLIAGGRSGSPGFIGCMRRISINGNYRPPVDWKDNEYCCKDEVVFDSCQMIDRCNPNPCQHGGNCKQSSKEFFCECVDTGYSGEVCHISLHPLSCTAYKDKNHVDQTSRILIDVDGSGPLDPFPVTCEFFSDGRILTLVGHHNQMPTRVDGFQEPGSYIQDIVYEASNFQIEALMNRSTNCHQRITYNCRHSKLFNSPATQETFSPFSWWVSKNNQKMDYWGGALPGSRSCECGIWGNCIDERKSCNCDADLDSWSADSGDITQMEHLPVKQMRIGDTGTPLDEKEGMFTLGPLACEGDNLFNNVVTFRITDASINLPTFDMGHIGDIYFEFKTTIDNAVILHSTGESDFIKLSIIGGDQLQFQYQAGSGSMAVTTDTSYRLADNNWHSVLIERNRKEARMAVDGVFKSGVREPPGPVRALHLTSDLVIGSTVDYRDGFVGCIRALLLNGELVDLKKYAERGLYGIAPGCVGKCESNPCLNNGTCWERFDSYSCDCRWTAFKGPICADEIGVNLRSNSYIKYDFMGSWRSTIAEKIRVGFTTTNPKGFLLGFFSNITGEYMTIAVSNSGHLRVVLDFGFERQELIYQGHNFGLGQYHDVRLTRRDSGSRLILQVDENEPQEFKFNIKQSADAQFNNIQYMYIGKNESMTEGFVGCVSRVEFDDIYPLKLAFQENGPANVRSGGDTLTEDFCGVEPVTHPPPELETRPPPDVDKDKLEAAYNRTNSAVLGSVLALIFLALLVMLLLIGRYVARHKGEYLTQEDKGAEQALDPDEAIINAATGHQVSQKKEFYI is encoded by the exons ATGCCGCAG acATTTGTTGGCAACTGGAACGGAGATGACATCCATCGAAATAACTTCGAAGTACCAATTATTGCTCAGTACATCCGAATCAACCCCACCAGGTGGAGAGAGAGGATTTCTCTCCGTGCTGAGCTCTACGGCTGTGATTATT TGGCTGACAACCTCCACTTCAATGGCAGCAGCTACGTCCGATGGGATGTGATTCGTTACCCCATTTCTGCCTCAAGAGAAACCATCAGGTTCAGATTCAAAACAAATCACGCAGATGGCGCCATTCTGTATGGCAGAGGCTCTCAGGGTGACTACTACGCTCTTCAAATGAGGGACAACAGAATGCTCCTGAACATTGATCTTG GAGCTGGCGTTGTAACAAGCTTGTCGGTGGGAAGCCTGCTGGACGATAATATATGGCATGATGTGGTTGTGTCAAGAAACAAGCGGGACATCATGTTCTCCGTGGATCGAGTTGTTGTGCGGAGCAAAATCAAAGGCGAATTTTCCCGACTTAATTTAAACAGAGAC atttttattggCGGAGTGCCCAACCAGCAAGATGGTCTTGTCGTCAACCGAAATTTTACGGGCTGCGTTGAAAACCTGTACCTGAATGCCACAAACTTCATCAGGGCGGTCAAAAACCCTCCTGAGGATGATGACCGCTTCCACTTTGAGAGAATCAACACTCTCTTCAGCTGTCCT GAAGTACAATCTTTTCCTGTCACGTTCTTGACACGTAACTCTTACGCTCGCTTGGCTGGTTATGAGGGTGTCCAAACACTGAATGTGTCTCTCTCTTTCCGATCTTACGAAGAAATTGGTATGCTGGTCCACCACAAGTTCACCTCTGACGGTTACTTCATG CTTTACCTTGAAAAGGGaagattgaaaattgaattgaaggTCAATGGGCCCAAAACTATCCTTGACAACTTCCCCGAGGAAACTTTCAATGATGGACGTTGGCATCAAGTTATTCTAACTATGAGTCCCAATTCAATCATCTTGAACGTGGATGAAAGACCAATGCGAACCTCGAAACAGCTCAAATTCTCAACTGGCAGTCACTACTTGATAGCAG GAGGAAGATCTGGTTCTCCTGGTTTCATTGGATGTATGAGAAGAATATCCATCAACGGCAACTACAGGCCGCCAGTCGACTGGAAGGATAAT GAGTACTGCTGCAAAGATGAGGTCGTGTTTGACTCATGCCAGATGATTGACCGTTGCAACCCAAATCCTTGCCAACACGGAGGAAACTGCAAACAGAGCTCAAAGGAATTCTTCTGTGAATGCGTAGACACTGGCTATTCTGGTGAAGTTTGCCacattt CGCTCCATCCTCTCTCATGCACTGCATACAAGGATAAAAATCACGTTGACCAAACCTCCAGGATATTGATTGATGTCGACGGTAGTGGACCTCTTGATCCATTCCCAGTGACTTGTGAATTTTTCT ctgATGGTCGAATTTTAACTCTTGTTGGTCACCATAACCAAATGCCAACCAGGGTTGATGGATTCCAGGAGCCTGGAAGCTATATTCaa GACATAGTCTATGAAGCAAGCAATTTCCAAATTGAGGCGCTAATGAACAGGTCAACAAATTGTCACCAGCGCATAACTTACAACTGCAGACATTCAAAGCTTTTTAACTCTCCAG CAACCCAGGAAACATTCAGTCCGTTTTCGTGGTGGGTGTCGAAGAATAACCAAAAGATGGACTACTGGGGAGGTGCACTGCCTGGTTCCCGTAGCTGCGAATGTGGTATCTGGGGCAACTGCATTGACGAGAGAAA GTCGTGCAATTGCGACGCTGACTTAGACTCTTGGTCAGCTGACTCTGGAGACATCACCCAGATGGAGCATTTGCCAGTGAAACAAATGAGAATTGGAGACACTGGCACTCCTCTTGATGAAAAGGAAGGGATGTTCACTTTGGGGCCCTTGGCATGCGAAGGAGACa aTTTGTTCAACAACGTTGTCACCTTCCGCATCACTGATGCAAGCATTAATCTACCCACGTTTGACATGGGCCACATTGGAGATATATACTTTGAGTTCAAGACCACCATTGACAATGCTGTCATTCTGCACAGCACTGGAGAATCTGACTTCATCAAGTTGTCTATCATTG gtgGAGATCAACTGCAGTTCCAGTATCAGGCTGGAAGTGGTTCTATGGCAGTGACAACTGATACTTCATATCGATTGGCTGACAACAACTGGCACTCTGTGCTGATCGAAAGAAATCGCAAGGAAGCGAGAATGGCGGTTGATGGTGTTTTCAAGAGTGGAGTTAGGGAACCTCCCGGTCCAGTTAGAGCTCTCCACCTAACTTCTGACCTTGTCATCGGATCTACAGTTGACTACAGAGATGGATTTGTTGGTTGCATCAGAGCTCTGCTGCTCAACGGAGAGCTTGTTGACCTAAAGAAATACGCAGAAAGAGGACTATACG GCATTGCTCCTGGCTGCGTGGGCAAATGCGAGAGCAATCCTTGCTTGAACAATGGCACCTGTTGGGAACGGTTCGATTCATACAGCTGCGACTGCAGGTGGACCGCGTTCAAAGGACCTATTTGTGCCGATG AAATCGGAGTTAATCTCAGGTCTAATTCGTATATTAAGTACGATTTCATGGGAAGCTGGCGCTCCACCATTGCTGAAAAGATCAGGGTTGGATTTACCACTACAAACCCCAAAGGTTTCCTTCTAGGATTCTTCTCAAACATCACTGGCGAATACATGACAATTGCAGTTTCCAACAgcg GTCACTTGAGAGTCGTCTTAGATTTTGGCTTTGAAAGACAAGAGCTGATCTATCAAGGCCACAACTTTGGTCTTGGGCAGTACCACGACGTTCGCCTCACCAGAAGAGACTCTGGTTCGAGGCTCATTTTGCAG GTTGATGAAAACGAGCCCCAAGAGTTCAAATTCAACATCAAGCAGTCAGCTGACGCGCAATTCAACAACATCCAGTACATGTATATTGGCAAAAACGAATCCATGACCGAGGGCTTTGTCGGTTGCGTTTCGAGAGTTGAGTTTGACGACATCTATCCCTTGAAGTTGGCGTTCCAGGAAAACGGCCCCGCCAATGTTCGATCTGGTGGAG ACACACTGACCGAGGACTTTTGTGGAGTTGAGCCAGTCACTCATCCTCCCCCAGAGTTGGAGACTAGGCCTCCTCCTGATGTCGACAAGGACAAACTGGAGGCAGCTTACAATCGCACAAATTCAGCTGTTCTTGGaa GCGTTTTGGCGCTGATTTTCCTTGCCCTTCTTGTCATGCTGCTGCTTATCGGTCGATATGTGGCCCGGCACAAGGGTGAGTACCTGACCCAAGAGGACAAAGGAGCTGAGCAGGCGCTTGACCCTGATGAAGCCATTATCAACGCAGCTACAGGTCACCAAGTGAGCCAGAAGAAAGAGTTTTATATCTAA